The Apodemus sylvaticus chromosome 5, mApoSyl1.1, whole genome shotgun sequence genome has a segment encoding these proteins:
- the Fam110a gene encoding protein FAM110A — MPVDTLSPVSPGAPATPALPFRLRTKVPGYLLPRPADGGARKPSAVERLEADKAKYVKSLRVANTRQEPVQPPLVRQPLFSPGPRGPVLTPSRRVLPCSGRRPQLDLDILSSLINLCDSPVSPTEASRTPGRPEGSAHKVPPATPPRPPPSTVAVRRVDVRPLPASPARPYPSPGTTTTSSPGRPPGLQRSKSDLSERFSRAAADLERFFNFCGLDPEEARGLGVAHLARASSDIVSLAGPSAGPCSSEGGCSHRSSATVEERALERVPYGVSVIERNARVIKWLYGLRQARDPPATEG; from the coding sequence ATGCCTGTGGATACGCTGAGCCCTGTGAGCCCCGGAGCCCCCGCCACTCCCGCCCTACCTTTTCGCCTGCGAACCAAGGTCCCTGGCTACCTGCTACCGAGGCCAGCAGATGGGGGAGCCAGGAAACCGAGTGCTGTTGAACGCCTGGAGGCTGATAAGGCGAAGTATGTCAAGAGCCTGCGTGTGGCCAACACCCGCCAAGAGCCCGTGCAGCCCCCGCTGGTCAGACAGCCCCTCTTCAGCCCTGGTCCTCGCGGCCCAGTGCTCACACCCAGCCGCCGAGTCCTGCCCTGTTCTGGCCGCCGGCCTCAACTGGACCTCGACATCCTTAGCAGCCTCATCAACTTGTGTGATAGTCCCGTGTCCCCAACTGAAGCCAGCCGAACACCTGGACGGCCAGAAGGATCCGCCCACAAGGTCCCACCAGCCACCCCTCCTCGTCCGCCGCCTAGTACGGTCGCGGTGCGCCGAGTGGACGTTCGTCCCCTGCCTGCTTCACCTGCCCGGCCCTATCCATCACCTGGCACCACTACCACTTCCAGCCCGGGCCGGCCCCCTGGTCTGCAACGCTCCAAGTCGGACCTGAGTGAGCGCTTTTCCAGGGCAGCAGCTGATCTTGAGCGCTTTTTTAACTTCTGCGGCCTGGACCCAGAGGAAGCACGAGGATTGGGGGTGGCCCACCTAGCAAGGGCCAGCTCGGACATCGTGTCTCTAGCCGGGCCAAGTGCTGGACCTTGCAGCTCTGAAGGGGGCTGCTCACACCGCAGCTCTGCTACAGTGGAAGAGCGGGCCCTGGAGCGTGTCCCCTATGGGGTGTCTGTGATCGAGCGAAATGCCCGTGTGATCAAGTGGCTATATGGGTTGCGGCAGGCACGTGACCCTCCTGCCACTGAGGGATAG